Below is a genomic region from Helianthus annuus cultivar XRQ/B chromosome 2, HanXRQr2.0-SUNRISE, whole genome shotgun sequence.
CCGAACTGGTTTTGGCAAGATCCGGGAGTTTGAGGCCGGTGGAAGCTTTGTCTCCGCTCCGGGAGGGTCCGGATCCGAATGACCCGGTTGTTGAAGTTGTTGGAGACTCTTCAAAAGTTGAGAGATTGGGGCATTGGATGATGGGTCGGGTTCGGGCTCCAGGTTCGGGTTCTGGGTCGGGTTTGAGTCCGGGTCAACGGTCGGATCTGAGATTGTTGCTTGGTGTCTTGGGTGCGCCGCTTGCTCCGGTGCACGTTAGCAACTTGGAACCTTTTCCTCATCTTAGTATCAAAGACACTCCCATTGTTAGTTCTTCTCTTGCATATTTTACTTAACTTTTACTTGATTTTTACTTAATTTTTACTTGAAAGTTTGACTGTAAAAGTCAAAGTTGGatcatgttttgttgaatttaaATGGAGGGAGGGGGGTAGGTTAATTTGTGCTATTTTGGGTTGATCAAGTTCAAGTCTTGAATTCATACTAATGTTGAAAAAAAGTGTTGTGTTCATATGTAGCATATACTAATAATGTAGGGGCTTTTTGGTAATTTAGTGTTCTATCCAATATAAATAGAAGTAGATTGTGTGAATGGGATGGTTTGAAATTTTTGGTGGTGTTCTATATTTGTCTGGTTATTTCAAGTTAAATTCcaacttattattattttttttctttttcctttttttctaTGATTGTGAGAGACcatgtaagagcattcacatcctgcCCTTAGAaggggtttttatattataaaaaggTACAAAAAGTGGTTGTGACCGGATTAGAGAGAAAATATTACTGTTCATCTTTGTATTTGAGGGGTGGCCGTTCGAGCTTTTCCTGGGAGTATGGCATGGGTTACTTCAGCGCCGTAGGGGACACCGAGAAAAGGTAATGaaaaaggtataaaaaatattatttaattgaaagaagagagaaaagatagttgtttttagtgtaattaAAGGTTTAAAAATGATGTACatgatgtgaatgctctaaggccCATTAATACGCAGCTAACCAATGAGATAAGTTTATAAACCAACGAATACTGTATTCGATCCTCTTATTTTTGGTGGTGTTTTATATCTGTCTGGTAATTTTAAGTTAAATTCCAACTTGttattttgttaattttttaCCTATGATTGTGTGAGACCGTTACCGGTAAAATGAGACGTATTAATACCCTACCAACCAATGAGACAAGTAAACTGTAGCTTACGCACGTTTTAGAGTAGAAAACTAGCGAAAGCTGCATTCGAACCTGAGACCTCACGAGACTTGTATTTTTTTCTCTTGTCCTTTTGTCACGCATGCTTTTAGGCACAATGATTAAAATCTTTGACATGCATGTTTGTGGGAGTTCAAAGAAAAGatgatttttctgttttttttttcattttttgtagTCTGAATTTATTtctagagtaaacttccgttttgctccctgtggtttggtcactttaacggttttgccccaaacttttaaaaatagccattttcctccaatagtttgctatggaaaaaccatagcaaactattggaggaaaatagctatttttaaaggtgtggagcaaaaccgttaaagtgaccaaaccacagggagcaaaacggaaatTTACTCTTATTTCTATTAATGTTTcttataaaattaaaaagaaaattataTTTGAGGTAGTAGATGTATCAAGATTCTTTACCATCTTTCGGTTAGTTATTGAGTAAATACAAAGTAATGGAAGTTGAGCATTAAATATTCCGAAAATATAGAATTTAATTTGGTGGAAGTTGTTGTATTGTTGTTATCAATTAACCTGTGTTTGGTGGCTGCAGGAAACTTCATCTGCACAATACATACTGCAGCAATACCTGGCGGCATCCGGCGGTCAGAAGCTGCAGAACTCGATCCACAACGCTTATGCCATGGGGAAAGTGAAAATGTTGGCGTTTGATATAGAGACAGCTACAAAGGTTATTAAAAATAGAAATTCATCAAAGACCGCAGAGTCTGGTAGTTTTGTGTTGTGGCAGATGAACCCCGATATGTGGTATGTCGAGCTTGCACTTGGTGCAAGCAAGGTTCATGCTGGTTGCAATGGGCGGCTCGTGTGGCGGCACACACCCTGGCTTGGTGCTCATGCCGCTAAAGGCCCGGTTAGACCCTTGCGTCGTGCTCTTCAGGTTATAATCTTTTATCATGATTTGTTCGTATTTTTATaggaggttttttttttttttttttttttttttgagtaaaatgccatttatgTCGTTTGActagttttgtgactttcgtccaaaggtttgtttttccgcatctggatccaaaaggtttgaaatcttgccatttacatccggctcgttaactctatCTATTTTCTTTGTTACgttaggggtatttcggtcttttttccaaaacttaaagggcaattcggtctttttttgcttatgtaaaaagaccgaatactcCTGAAAAGGATCGAATTGCCCTTTTCAGTTAACAAAAAGGACGGAAATACTCTTGACTTAACGGAGGAAAATGGAtagagttaacgagctggatgaaaatggcaagatttcaaacctttcggattcagatgcggaaaaaaacaaacctttggacgaaagtcgcaaaacttgcCTAACCTCAGGAACGAAAATAACAGCtaatcattcttttttttttataaaatagttgaATGTGATAAATATGCTTCAAAGAATCAATTTTTAAATAGTACATGATTGGTGCATTTATTAGGGTCTGGACCCACGAACCACTGCAAGCATGTTCGCAAACGCAAGATGCACAGGCGAGAAAAAAATCAACGATGAGGACTGTTTCATCCTCAAACTATGCGCGGACCCACACACGTTAAAAGCTAGAAGCGAGGGGCCCGCAGAGATTATCAGACACGTTCTATTCGGTTACTTCAGCCAGAAAACCGGGCTCTTAATCCACCTAGAAGACTCTCATCTGACCCGAATTCAAACCAACGGTGGCGATGCAGTTTACTGGGAGACCACAATCAATTCGTTTCTTGACGATTACAGGCCCGTTGAAGGGATCATGATTGCTCACTCGGGTCGATCGGTTGTAACCCTTTTCAGGTTCGGTGAAACCGCTATGAGCCATACTAAGACCCGCATGCAAGAGGCTTGGACCATTGAAGAAGTGGCTTTTAACGTTCCCGGGCTTTCGATTGATTGCTTTATCCCACCAGCTGAGTTACGGTTCGGGGACGTGAGCGATGCATCTGAGTATTCTCAAGAAGGCCGGGTTAAAACTGCTGCGATGGCAGCTGCGGCTTATCGGGCTAAAGTCGGGGCATTAGAACGATCACGCGACGGGCTGGGTCATAATGTCGGGTTGAAGAGGGATGTATGAAAAGATATATGAAAAGAATCGGTGGGATCGGATACTAATAGGGATAGATTTGACTTTTAAAATGCAATAGAAACTCCTGATTTTGAGTAAGTTTTCTTGAATCTGTTAATATTTCTAAGGATTATCATCTTTTGAGCCTTTGATTTCTGTTTCAGTCAAGAGTTATGTATTTGCATCATATCTTAGTTAAAAGTGGTGTTAGGGTTAGAAAGAGATTTGACCCATGTAAAGTCTTGTTTTGGAGATTGACATTTAATATCTTATTATCTTTGTACAATACATAAGTTCTTTTTAAGTTCAATGTTTTTAGTTTTGTTACTCATTTAACTTTTGACAAGTAAATAACTATTGGGATCAGGTGGTCTTTATGGGGAAACAGTAGAAGCTGAATTTGAACCCGAGACCCTAGAGAGGAAAAATATGTTTACCAATGTGCCATCAGGGGCGGACCAACATACCAACCCATGGGTTCACATGAACCTATAgagttttgaattttcaaagttttAATAGAGGTATTTAtaagagttaactgtcatttttgtctctgtggtttggtcattttaacggttttgctcaaatagtttaaaaatcattttcttccctgatctttcgagtttgtcgccagtttgctctctggctctaactcagttaaaacgTTCAATTAAAAGTTGGGGTATTTCGGTAGTTTACTCCCTGACTCTAACTCAATTAAAACGTTTAGTTAAAAGTTGCGGTAGTCGTGGTCGGCAGGTGGTAGTTgcaggaggtggtggtggtggatggttgtgGATGGTGGTGGCGGTAAAAAGAGTGGTTGGAAAGATGAGGGATCATAAAAGAATTATTTATATACATGcaaataaacaagttataggtTTATCTAGGTAAAAAGATTTACATGCCCTtgcttttatctataaaattaccaaaatacccttctagtTTATGGAttttttttggatggagttagagtcggggagcaaaatgacgataagttagaaaaatccgtgaggaaaatggctatttttaaaccatattggggcaaaaccattaaaataatcaaatcacaaggagcaaaatggaagttaaCTCTGTTTATAAATGATACGAGTGAACCAAATAATCAAATCACAATTGAGTGTTCCAAACGGTTAGAAGGTAGTGGATTTTATGAATTGACAATAATACTCTTCATTTAACCtgtctgacttaactgggttttcatttttggactgaagtgacaCGTTTCTAGTATGTCGGGGAGGAAACTGGTGCATTTTTTAAAATTGGCCTGAAATGACAAAAGTGAACAAAACACAgagacgaaaatgacagttaactctagAATAAAAGTCCATTTGTAGCAAATAAACCAACTTCAATTGCATTGGGAATAACAGTCCAACTGTTGGATAATTTTTCTCTTGAATAACCAACGAAATAAAAGCCCGGCTATTTGAGATAGTCCATTGGCAAAAGACGACTCTATACGCCCGCGACCGCAGACAACGCTGGGTAGCCAAACCCACCATCACCAGTTTTGGGGAAAACCCATCACTCGAAGGCCCATTATGGTAAAACCCAGTTGGAATCAGATTCAACCCTTGAGACCCAAATTTTCTCTTCACCTACAATAGCAATTGAGCTATAGCTCATCGGCCAACAGTTGGATAATTAATGGAACAAAAGTCCCATAATATGGATTAATGAAATCTTAAGAAAAGTCTTTTCTGTTACTCTCTGCATATACGGAAGCTAACAATTGAGAGGTTTTGATCATATGCATTACCGTAAGGTTAAGTGATACTATGATAAGGTGTGTAAAATATTTGTTAAGAAATGATATTCCCAAGCTCTAGTGTAACTAAAACCCCCTAAGAAAATTAAATAGGCCTTATATTGGGTTGccaagagaaaaagaaaacaaataggCCTTATATTGGGCTGCCAagagaagaaaaaaaagaaaaacaaatttgGAGAAAGGATTTTAAATAGGAAGCTACTATAAAAGGGCTAGTGCCAGGATTTCGGACCCAACTATTCTCGTTGCAAAAAAATGACACAATTGGGTATTATGGCTGACTTGGGACACAAATAAAGAAAACCTAAGTTTTCACAGTTGGTCACAATTCACAAATGTATTAGAAATATTCTTTTACAGTTATTAATTTATGTACCTTTTTTTAATGTGTTAGATCCTTGGTGAAATTAGCcacttttgttatttttttctCATAATGTTTTTTAGGAACTAAAACCCGAATGTGATTTGAATTTATAATATGATAATAAGAACAAAAAATGGTTATTATGAATCCAATATTATTACATATTCAAACAATATAATTAACCATTTGTGAATGTTTATTTTACTtgacatttttattattttaagatCAGATGTTAGATTATGTAAGATCTGCTGATAATGAAAGCTCAAACCCTAGGGAACCATCTTCCCTGCCTGATAAAATAAGGTTGAAGCATGATCATTGTACGAGAAGTTTCCCCCTTGAAAGTTTCATTAACAACCCTCAAAACTGTTGTAACAAGAACTACTGCGTCAAAGTACTGGAAGACAAAGTACAATTGCTGGTCAACatctgtgtcacacccccaaaatccacccgcggagtaccaccgcttgggagcgtgacatgaccaggatcaagccaccaatcatattgaacatgtaaatatagagtaaaagttatccatcaatacgaaatgtgtttatcaaaaccaacatagttaagtgtagaggaagcattaatgtaaaaacccaatcataagtattaatgtatgaaatgacataagtaatcatgatccatttgcccacaacgacctgctcctccttgcgCAAGCTCCAtagtgtacctaaggtcctgcaaggcatgcagcagataatcaacaactagttgagcgagttcacagaaaataagttcgtaatagcaatgagtatgttcatctagttgggggcttcccatgcatgtgtGTACTAATGGTGGGGATTTCCCAttgccttgtatatatatattactagtgggggattcccacgtttatcttactaatgggggtttcccattatggtacttactagactatttgcaaccatgtgttcttcttaatccgagaacaggaatacgtactaggtcacgcatgatttacgtgagtgcccttccccgaggacagtggtacgcgtggggtttacgtaggatttacgtaagtgtccttccgacccggaagacagtagtgggtattgggttacgcaggatttacgtatgtgtcctcctgacccgggagacaatggtagatgctagtttacgcaggatttacgtaagtgtcctgactatcctgaggacgatggtctatagtctagtgattgcgtaagtacgagtaatcattccataacaaacattccaacccaattcccaccccgggaatcccatgccttggctgtgtgaactcaccttggtttgcacGGCAGATGCACAAAGAAgaggtaagctagtaagtggtcaaccacgtcctatcatggttattatacaagtcaggttttgactcaagtaatgcacgtatgttaaCACGTTTCAGGCACACATAGATCATGGCAACAGTTTAATAATCAAAGCGATCCATTCAGCTGGTGCAAACAATTATCAGCCCAATAGTACTCGGCCCAAATATATAACACATAAGTGCACTTGTGCGATCGGACAAGTCCAGCCCAAAAACCACCCGGCCCAAACAACAAAACAGTCCATAAGCCCAATTGTGTGTGCATgtgcatatggtctcgagtcgagatctcgaATCGCAACAGGAGTGTCTCGAGTCGCAAGAGaactggtctcggctcgtcatggtccactcgagactacatggtctcgagtcgcaacgggactcgcaacctcggtctcggctcgtcatggtccactcgagactacatggtctcgagtcgcaacgggactcgcaacctcggtctcggcttgTGTAGTTTGTGCCGGAagtgtgtggtctcgagtcgcactGATTAcggggtctcgagttgtcatgctccGGTCGAGATCACAcgatctcgactcgcaaccgtgtggctatcaaattgtaacagatttccataattcatgcaatcCGTTTCGTGGTTTCCATTTTGACAGTTATCGACTAACACAATTTCCACAAATCAATTGGCATAGTATCGATCAAACAGGAAATCTATCATGcctttcatatgaaccctaactagtttaaacatgaacaagcAATGATCAACAATACTAATACTTATGCAATAGTAACATGATCCGATTAACTAGAACAACAATGAGTTAACCAACCAAATCATAAGAACATAACAAAGAATCATATCTACATCAAATCCGATTAACATCTATGGTTCCAAATTAACAACATGCAACCCGAATCATATGATTGTTACCACATCAAGAACCATTCAATTATTCATATCAAGAACCCTAGTTATTCCATAACATCATGTCAACCGAAACTAATCAACAAACATAATTCggtaatcactaaccggttagaatcaAACAAGGAGAGAGAGGGTGATCCGAATAAGGAACAAGATCTTCGATCGCCAAAGggttgttgccgtcgggttccaagagaaacgagagagagaggagctagggttttgtgacttGTGTATGTGTTATGTTTTTGCAACAAATGAGAAA
It encodes:
- the LOC110914829 gene encoding uncharacterized protein LOC110914829 — its product is MEKKQGFFSTLKEEVVRGLSPRRSRNRTPKPGRSRSGSPSSGLLSRRNRKGHYPGQPELVLARSGSLRPVEALSPLREGPDPNDPVVEVVGDSSKVERLGHWMMGRVRAPGSGSGSGLSPGQRSDLRLLLGVLGAPLAPVHVSNLEPFPHLSIKDTPIETSSAQYILQQYLAASGGQKLQNSIHNAYAMGKVKMLAFDIETATKVIKNRNSSKTAESGSFVLWQMNPDMWYVELALGASKVHAGCNGRLVWRHTPWLGAHAAKGPVRPLRRALQGLDPRTTASMFANARCTGEKKINDEDCFILKLCADPHTLKARSEGPAEIIRHVLFGYFSQKTGLLIHLEDSHLTRIQTNGGDAVYWETTINSFLDDYRPVEGIMIAHSGRSVVTLFRFGETAMSHTKTRMQEAWTIEEVAFNVPGLSIDCFIPPAELRFGDVSDASEYSQEGRVKTAAMAAAAYRAKVGALERSRDGLGHNVGLKRDV